TGTCGACTTGTCTGCACCGTGCCAGTCCGACCTGCGGATCAAGATCGAGCAGGATGGTCAGGTCCGGCGCAAGTCCGTCAGTCGCAAACCGATTCAGCCGCCGTATCAGATCCAGATCGATCCCCCTCCCGAATCCCTGGTAGGCAACCGTCGAATCGGTAAAACGATCGCACAGCACCACGGCCTCTCGTCCGATAGCGGGCGCGATCAGCTCGCGGACGAGTTGTGCGCGGCTGGCCTCGTACAACAGCAGTTCCGTGGCAGGTGCGATAGGGCCGGACCCCAAATGAAGCAGGAGTGAACGGATCTCCTTCCCGATGGCGGTCCCGCCTGGATCGTGGGTTTCAACGACCTCTTGACCGGAGGCGCGAACACGATCGGCTAACAGTGCAAGCTGGGTCGTCTTCCCAGACCCCTCGCCCCCCTCAAAGGTTACGAATAGTCCGCGCATGACCTTACTTGTCCCTCCGCCCTTCTTCGCTTTAGCTGTCAGCTATCAGCTAACAGCTTCCTTTGAAAATGCGACCGAGGCCACCAACCCGGCCAGTGTGTCCAGCTCATCAGCCAGAACGGTGCGGGGATCCAGGATAACCCGGTCGTCCTTGATCCGGACCATGACCGGTGGGTCGGTCCGACGCAGGCGCTCTTCCAACGCCGCAGCCGTCAGACGGACGCCCCGTACGGCCACCAGTCGCGTCGGGATCGCCTCGAGGGGCAGCGCGCCGCCGCCGACCTCCGAACTCCCCTCGATGACAGAGACATCAAGGTGACCAGACGAGACTGCGGCAATTCGATCATGTAGATACACGGCCCGACGCTCGACCTCCTG
Above is a genomic segment from Candidatus Methylomirabilota bacterium containing:
- a CDS encoding dTMP kinase, with the translated sequence MRGLFVTFEGGEGSGKTTQLALLADRVRASGQEVVETHDPGGTAIGKEIRSLLLHLGSGPIAPATELLLYEASRAQLVRELIAPAIGREAVVLCDRFTDSTVAYQGFGRGIDLDLIRRLNRFATDGLAPDLTILLDLDPQVGLARCRQVDTPEKPIGLGAASLSWDRIEAEPLDFHRRVRDGYLTLAAENADRVIVIDAGLDAIEIEAIVWNRFIRLTSVQRCRFMMS